In a genomic window of Ralstonia insidiosa:
- the gspF gene encoding type II secretion system inner membrane protein GspF, giving the protein MPTFRYEAVTPAGQLRRGVIDADGSRGARTLLRSRGMTPIDVSAVAERTAGTSLNGLLGHRLGTTEQALFTRQLASLLTAGLPLDEALSALAAEAERDYVRDLISTLRSEVVGGQSLSGALARHPRDFPDIYRALVSAGEHTGKLHVVLSRLADYIEGRNALTQKIKLAFTYPAVVTVVAFGIVVFLLTYVVPQVVGVFTTTKQKLPTLTIVMLACSDFARDWGWLAAMVAVGIGVGVKRLLRRPGPRQAWHGWLLGAPLVGRLVRGYNTARFASTLAILISAGVPILRALQAAGETLNNVVLRQNVEDAISRVREGTSLSRALAHANRFPPVLVHLIRSGESTGNLAPMLDRAAEGETRELERRTLFITGLLEPALILSMGVMVLLIVLAVLMPILDINQMVR; this is encoded by the coding sequence ATGCCGACCTTCCGCTACGAGGCCGTCACGCCGGCCGGACAACTGCGCCGTGGCGTCATCGACGCCGACGGCAGCCGCGGCGCGCGCACCCTGCTGCGCTCGCGTGGCATGACGCCGATCGACGTGTCGGCCGTGGCCGAGCGCACCGCCGGCACCAGTCTCAACGGGCTGCTCGGCCATCGCCTGGGCACCACCGAGCAAGCGCTGTTCACGCGCCAACTGGCCAGCCTGTTGACGGCCGGGCTGCCGCTGGACGAAGCACTGTCCGCTCTGGCGGCTGAAGCCGAACGCGATTACGTACGCGACCTCATCAGCACGCTGCGCTCGGAGGTAGTGGGCGGGCAATCGCTGTCCGGTGCGCTCGCCCGCCATCCGCGTGACTTTCCTGACATCTATCGCGCCCTCGTCTCCGCCGGCGAGCACACGGGCAAGTTGCACGTGGTGCTCTCACGCCTGGCCGATTACATCGAGGGCCGCAACGCGCTCACGCAGAAGATCAAGCTGGCCTTCACCTACCCGGCCGTCGTTACCGTGGTGGCATTCGGCATCGTCGTGTTCCTGCTGACCTACGTGGTGCCGCAGGTGGTGGGGGTGTTCACGACGACCAAGCAGAAGTTGCCGACACTGACCATCGTCATGCTGGCCTGCAGTGACTTCGCCCGCGACTGGGGCTGGTTGGCTGCCATGGTTGCGGTGGGCATCGGCGTGGGTGTCAAACGCCTGCTGCGGCGCCCTGGCCCCCGACAAGCGTGGCACGGCTGGCTGCTCGGTGCACCGCTGGTCGGCCGGCTCGTGCGCGGCTACAACACGGCGCGCTTTGCCAGCACGCTGGCAATTCTCATCAGCGCGGGCGTGCCGATCCTGCGGGCGCTACAAGCCGCCGGTGAGACGCTCAACAACGTGGTGCTGCGCCAGAACGTGGAAGACGCCATCAGCCGCGTCCGTGAAGGCACATCGCTCTCGCGGGCGCTGGCGCATGCCAACCGGTTTCCGCCGGTGCTGGTCCACTTGATCCGCTCGGGAGAATCCACCGGCAACCTCGCCCCCATGCTGGACCGCGCAGCCGAGGGCGAAACACGCGAACTGGAGCGCCGCACGCTGTTCATCACCGGTCTGCTGGAGCCCGCACTCATCTTGAGCATGGGCGTGATGGTGCTGCTGATCGTGCTGGCCGTGCTGATGCCGATTCTCGACATCAACCAGATGGTGCGCTGA